The Cardiocondyla obscurior isolate alpha-2009 linkage group LG25, Cobs3.1, whole genome shotgun sequence genome has a segment encoding these proteins:
- the LOC139111736 gene encoding uncharacterized protein has product MPHVTLNNVNKLSLLRALDRGQYLSISFRSWDLYKYPLLQSTTKHSWAVKAATQFEKPRYLIFALQTGRKNVMSKGSSIFDDCTLTNVKLYLNSEFYPYDDLNLDFNKNRYAILYDMYTRFCKAYYGCNCYEAFCSVRTFLSYGPFVVIDCSRQNESIKSATVDVLLEFECKENVPANTTAYCLILHDRVVEYCPLSNVVRNIM; this is encoded by the coding sequence ATGCCTCatgttacattaaataatgtcAATAAGCTATCTTTACTGCGAGCTTTGGACCGTGGACAATATTTAAGTATAAGTTTCCGCTCGTGGGACCTGTATAAATATCCTCTTTTGCAGAGTACAACAAAACATTCATGGGCAGTTAAAGCTGCAACGCAATTTGAGAAGCCTCGATACCTTATCTTTGCTTTACAGACTGGTCGCAAGAATGTTATGTCAAAAGGATCATCTATCTTCGATGACTGTACGCTAACGAACGTAAAACTGTATCTCAACTCTGAATTTTATCCATATGATGACTTAAACTTAGATTTTAACAAAAACAGATATGCTATTCTTTATGATATGTATACACGTTTTTGCAAAGCTTATTATGGTTGCAATTGTTATGAGGCATTTTGCAGTGTAAGAACATTTCTATCTTATGGACCATTTGTTGTTATTGATTGCTCTCGACAAAATGAGTCAATAAAAAGTGCCACTGTGGACGTGCTATTAGAATTCGAGTGTAAAGAAAATGTGCCTGCAAATACTACTGCATACTGTCTCATTTTACATGATCGTGTTGTTGAATATTGCCCTCTGTCCAACGTTGTGCGCAATATCATGTAA
- the LOC139111735 gene encoding uncharacterized protein, with the protein MAEILTIEGAPIFDSSIVKIDTYTYNPYANTTFGYSDEIRIPMKHQDLYTLPCESYIYVEEQLQIKKPNDTFTATLGNNCVAFMFDELRYKLNGVKIDRNRNVGITSSLKNYVLLTSDSAMLMQNAGWDGPTPKSGFFNFCVPLRALLDFCENYKRVVINARHELILIRARNDNNSIKGNSELKSVIELHKVQ; encoded by the coding sequence ATGGCTGAAATATTAACCATTGAAGGTGCGCCAATCTTCGACAGTAGTATTGTAAAAATTGACACTTATACATACAATCCATACGCTAACACTACGTTTGGATATAGtgatgagataagaatacctATGAAACATCAAGATTTATACACATTACCATGTGAGAGCTATATTTACGTTGAAGAACaattgcagataaaaaaaCCTAATGATACATTTACGGCTACACTTGGAAATAATTGTGTGGCGTTTATGTTCGATGAACTTCGTTATAAACTCAATGGTGTTAAAATTGATCGCAACAGAAATGTTGGAATTACAAgctctttgaaaaattatgtattactCACGTCTGATAGTGCTATGCTGATGCAAAATGCTGGATGGGATGGTCCAACACCTAAATCtggattctttaatttttgcgtgCCCCTTCGCGCATTATTAGACTTCTgtgaaaattataaacgtGTAGTTATCAACGCTCGCcacgaattaattttgatacgtGCCCGCAATGacaataattcaataaaaggAAATTCTGAGCTTAAGTCTGTAATTGAGTTACATAAAGTACAGTGA